The genomic stretch TTCAGAATATAacaactctattttttttaagtttgtttattttgatagagagtgcacacacatgcagggaagggcagagaaagaatcccaagcaggctccatgctgtcagtgcagagcctgatgcgaggctcggtctcacaaactgtgagatgatgacctgagctgaaatcaagagttggaggcttaaccgactgagccacccaagcaccccgagaatatataaaacaactcttataagcaataaaaaaatgttagtggACAAAATATTTCAACAGACCCtttaccaacacacacacacacacacacacacacacacacacacacaagtagcaaataaatatatgaaaagatgctgaacatcattagcctcaggaaaatacaaattaaaaccatcaAGAGATAGGGGAAGGGATGGTGGTGCTGCATTGATTGGCTATCTGTATGGAAAAACAAGAGAATCTTGCCCCTACCTCACAACATACGCTAAAATCGATTCCAGATAAATTGCAGatcaaaatgtaaaagcaaaaccAATAAAGCTTTTAGAACAAAACAAGATCCTCATGACCTTGCAATAGGCAAGGACATAAAGCACTAActaaaggaaaaatgcaaaagatTAGTACAATTAAGAACTTCTACTTCTTGAATGAAGTCATTAAGAGAACGAAAAGGCAAACTGAAGagtttaaatatacatatatatccagcAATATCCATATACAGAAAACTTCACGTACTCCCACAAATAAATAAGGGGAAGAAGAAGATACACAGCATAAAAAAATTGGTCATAATGCTTAGATGGAtgtttcaccaaagaagatatccagatgatcaacaaacatataaaaatgtgcCCAACACTGTaaatcattggggaaatgcagattaaaaccataatgagatactaccAATGACCCACTAAAatggccaaaaaagaaaactgacaatactgatgttgtcaaggatgtgaaAAAACTGGAACTCTCAGACCCTCCTAATGAAAGTGTGCACTGGtaggaacaaaaacaagaagaagaagaaaaaaaaagaaattaaataaggaaaaaaaaaaaatgtaccctGGCACTGAGTTTTTGGCTACATTATCCATGAAAGCTAAGCAGCTGCACAAATATATCATTAATttcactcctagatatatacaTATCCAACAAGTTAGTGTGCCTATGTGCACTAAGACACGTAAAAGAGACAGCAACATTATTCTTAAGAGCCAAAGAGTAGAcaaatccaaatgtccatcaaccactgaatggataaacagtgtgatatacaatggaatactctatagcaacaaaaatgaaaagatcacAACTGTACACAAAAACATAGATGAATCTTCTAAATATAATTCTGCACAAATAAAGCCACACTGCAAAGAATACATAAGctatttattattccatttacataaagacaaaatataggaaaaacaagcaaaacgAATAATCTCTGGTGTTAGAAGTCAAGGTGCTGGTCATTTGTGCAAATGAAGGCAGGAGTGATTGGAGGTGGGAGCACAGGGGCTTTGGGGATGCTGGTTCTTATCTGAAAAGTAGTTACAAAGGTATTTTCCCTTTGTGAAATTTACTCTGTGATAATTCACTAAACAATACCATTTGTATACTTTTCTGTTTGCATACTGTacttcaggttttaaaaaattaggcaATTCTATATATGCTAATAATTCAAAGAACTCCAAAACATGTGTGTGATTAAATGAAAAGGACAAACCATTAAATAGTGTGTATATAGTACTAACATTTTTACAAAACAATAGTCAACGACATGTTTGTGTATAATTTATAATCATAATggtaacatttgttgaatgctaACTACTTGCTATGATACAATGCCAtgcacttttcatttatttcctttaaaaacactATATAGCACACAGTATCATAATCCTTATCttacggatgagaaaactgagatagtAAGTAGCTTGCCCATAGTCCCCCAGTCGTAAAGCTACAAAACTGGGATTATAACCCAGCTCTCTAGACCAAGTCTTCATCCTGCACTATCTCTGGAAAGATATACATAAGAAACGGGCAGCAGGGGTTGCCTCTGAGATGGGAATAGGGACTAAGAGGCTGAGAGAAAGGCTGGCTTATCAGAGCGTATTCTAGATACCTTTTGAAGGAATACATTTGCATGTCTCATCTACTATCAAAATTATACttattaatgtttcttttctacGGTTTATAATCCCTGAGCTACACAAACCGCTTTATCCAGAGAAAAGAAGAACTCATTGCTTTACCAGCTTACCTGATTTAGGGTGCAAAGCATCACACTGGGCATTGTACATGTGTACAAATTCTTGGTGCCTTTTAATGAGCTGTTGTTTACTTCCTTGAATAGATAATCCATGCTGTTTTAGCTTTTTCTTTAAGTCGCGATCTGAGAGCAAGTTATACACAGTTTTGGGCAGAGGCTTCCTTTTGTGAACAGAactgaaaagagggaaaaaatgaaatcactaagGGTTACTCTGAATTATCAAAATCTCTTCACATAAAACAGTAATTTGCCTTGACAGAGTACCAGTGTGACTGAGAGAGCAGTGGAACCATTAAGAtaaaagtgagaaagagaagaaggatcCAATTTGCAAATAAAGGTGATAGTGTTGGATATGATGTATCTGAGGTGCTGACAGCACATTCAGATACCAGGGTCCACATGGCAGCCAAACTTAGAGGAACGTAGGTCTCATAAGGAGGTCAGGCCTAAGGATGCAGACCTGGGACGCCCATGGAAGGCCTATGCACTAATTGCTGTAAGAACTTCACTTAGAATCACACTTACATAGACTTACTCAATTCTCCAATGCTTTAAAACATGCTTGCCCTAAAATGCATCCATGGTTTCCaggcaaaaactataaaaaacagtTGCCTCAGATGATCAGAGTATAAACACTATTGAGATTTAAACGACAGATTTCAGAATATAACTTCTTGAGAAAAAATTCTAATCCACAATCAAAACTACCCCACCCCCTTAGCTTTACCCAATTCATTACTGCCAAtgaaaaaagaagtcagaaagcCGACAGGTAGATAGTATTCTTATGACAGCATCTTCAAAGAACACGAttgaaaacaacagcaaaaaatacTGAGGGTTCTGTTATCTTTAACTTCAATTAATTACAGTAACAAATATATAAGGCATTACAAGTGTATTAGCAAAACCACCACCTGGCTCTTCATTCTACTTATATAATTAATACAGTGACAAGCACTAAGCTGCAATGTAATATAACAAAGCCCTATCAAATGACTTTCTTCTGCTCCATCCAAAAAAGGagttaataaacattatttcttaaGATGGAATAGAAATCAAGCTAAGGGTATCAATGACTTGAGACAATTTTATAAAAGGGACCCTTAGTGAGTTTTAATCTATTTAATACAATTATAATCTGACTCTGAGTACACTGCTTGGCTCAACACCATGGCAattaggtacttaataaatatgcaTTCAAAGTAGTCATTACAATTCCCataatttccaaatgaaaatgCCAAAGTCTCCGGTAGAAACTAATAAGCCCTTGAAAGTAAAAGGTTTATCCAAAAAACAAGATTTCACAAAGGACTTACATATAACTAGTTTGCCTTCAAGGCCATGCTACCCAAACTGTAGCGAATCTTGGAACTACCAGGAGAGCTTATTAAATTGCAGATTCTTGGTCACATCTCCATACCACCCACTTCTGAAGTGGAGACCTAAAGTCTATTTTAATAAGCTTCCACAGGGTAAATCTGATGCAAATGGCCTAAAGACTATACTGAGAGAAATGGCACAGTTGAATAAATGGAGACTGAAAACAATCaaacatttttctataaacctacAGCACCACTCCCTAGCTAAATTGTTTCTTTTATGCTCTATCAATAAAGTCTAAAAGCCAGAGATCACTATTTAACTGCAGAAAGACTTGCAGACTCTCAACAGATTACAGTTTTCTGAAAATTACCCAGGGGGCTCTACAGGATAAGATCATGgctaaataaaaatcacagtagTTAGCGAGACCTAAAACATTTTGTAGGAGTTTGTACATGCACATTATGAGGGACAGTTCATTAAGTCTGCATCTAAAACATTTTGGCTTAGCAAGACTAGGTTATTAAACTTATGCCTGTGAAATTCGAATGGAAAACTGTGCTGTTCATAGGCATTTACAATGAAATGCAACAGCAGGAATCAACAACTTCtatcaagaaatttttaaatatgcagaCTGACAGATGATGCCCAAAACATGAAGATAACACTGACCCTTCTTTCATCATTTAGTGAAAGTAATGCATTTAAGGGTCCTCAGAATCTGAAGGCATCAAAAGGAAGAGTATTCTTTGAATCAATTCTGATACAATTCTACATGGAACGGGTGGAGGGTTGTCACCCCTATCGAGAAAACGGCCCCTCAGGGTGTTGtggataaaatatttcaaatgtcacAGTCTCTCTTATGTGACCAGACCCCAGGATCAGGATGTAACTAAAGAGAAACAGAGCTCAATGCTTCCCTAAGTGTACCTTCACAAACACTAGTTTTGCAAGATATGAGTTATGAGGACAAAAAGGTTTTGCAGTCAAATAAATGTAGTAATTGCTGGATTACACAAATTCCAACAACTACCTTCGATAcagaacttctcagagccttcaaTACACTCACCAATGCAGTGAATCCTTCCTTAAGAGAGATACAATATGCAGTGCTTCCAAACTGCAAGACAGAGCAAATGGCAGGACAACATACAATATGCAACAAGGTGTGGGACCACTGTTGGAACTTGAACTTAATTACATATGGATGAGCAGGTCTTAGATAAATTGACGTAACTAAATGTATTAGAAGAAATATGGCAGATGCATCTAGAAAAAGagcagtccaggggcgcctgggtggcgcagtcggttaagcgtccgacttcagccaggtcatgatctcgcggtccgtgagttcgagccccgcgtcaggctctgggctgatggctcagagcctggagcctgtttccgattctgtgtctccctctctctctgcccctcccccattcatgctctgtctctctctgtcccaaaaataaataaacgttgaaaaaaaaaatttaaaaaaaaaaaaaaagaaaaagagcagtcCAAACAAAAGGACCGATGCTGATTCCTCACTATTCAAGGAGAAAATGCTCAGCTTCTATACTCAAAACTTATTCCTCAGgaagaaacatttcttttctttctttctttcttttttccaaacaggctccatgcccaacatggggcctgagctcacaaccctgagattgagagtcacatggtctaccaATTgaaccagccaagtgccccaagaagAAACATTTCTAAGGAGAATGAAGGTcaccagattcttttttttttaattattaacttgttttatttttttatctttttaaatttacatccaaattagttagcatatagtccaacaatgatttcaggagtagactccttagtgccccttacccatttagctgatcccccctcccacaacccctcctgtaaccctcagtttgctctccatatttatgagtctcttctgttttgttccccttcccaaattatttttgttgCCCTTCCCTTgcccttcatctgttttgtctcttaaagtcctcatatgagtgaagtcatatgatttctgtctttctctgactaatttcacttagcataataccctccagttccatcaagGTCACCAGATTCTTATGGCTTATGGGAAATAACCCTcagagcaaaggagacagaatGGAAGAGCTGGTGGAATAGTTCACAAAGCACAAGAAGTACCTTGCTAAAGTAGGTCAATGGTTATACTTAACTTCCTTACCTTCTGAggctttccttcttctcctcacGTGTTAAACAGCTGTCTAAGTGCTTATTAATGTGATTTTCTGGAATATTAACCCCACAAACAGGACAAtccactgtattttttaaaaagagaaagaaagattttattatttatggaaAGGGCAAAAATAACATATAACCTGACATCTTTCagcaattaatataaaaaaatagaattccaggggcgcctgggtggcgcagtcggttaagcgtccgacttcagccaggtcacgatctcgcggtctgtgagttcgagccccgcgtcgggctctgggctgatggctcagagcctggagcctgtttccaattctgtgtctccctctctctctgcccctcccctgttcatgctctgtctctctctgtcccaaaaataaataaacgttgaaaaaaattaaaaaaaaaaaaatagaattccaaCCTTAACATGCACttagaaaagcaaaagagaaaaagaagggccCCTCAGGGCAATAGAGGTAGGACAGACTTTTAACTATTAGCTAAAAACACTACAACAAGAACAGTCAATTGATACAATGATCAAAGATTTGTCAGGAAATGCACTTAAAATTCACCTATCCTTACAAAATTTAAACTCTTGAGTACTAATATGCTAATTTCAACCTAAGTTTAATAACCACTCATTGCCCTGCACTGTATGTGATGTGGGCATACTAAAGATGTGTTAAGACCTAATTTCTGCCTAAAAGGTGCTCTGAACTTCACAGGCAagaaaagacatggaaataatAGGTTAAACAAACCGAGCCATTCATCATCAAAAAAGCAAACTGTACACAAAATAGTCCAGAAGGCAAGTGCTCTGCCACTTTGGTGATGGGAGAGGCCAGTATTATCTGACACAACAGAAGAACGGTTAGGATCTGCATAAAGTCTAGAAAGGTAAAACAagggtcagcaaacatttttagTGAAGGACCAGGTAGTAGAGATTGTAGGCTCTGTAGGCCAGAtggtctctgttacaactactaAACTCTTTCATGAGCATGAAAGCTTCATAAACAGAAGGGGGGTGGATATTTTCCAGTGaacctttatttacaaaaattggtGTCAAGCCAAATTTGGCCTGCAGCTTGTAGTTTTTCCAATCTCTGGGTATATTCAAGAAATAATGGGGAGATCAGCTGGGCTAGTATAGAAggatttttgagagggaaaaataagaaataagatcAGACAGCTAGATGAGGGGTCAAATTGTCTGTGGCTATAAACGCCAGTCGTAACAGCTTGGAAGTGTTCAAGCAGTGGTATAATAAGACAAAAGGAGCTCTTTAAGATTAAAATGGAATTGATATGAAAGATGAGGGGGGAAATTAAAAGCTGAAAAATAGACACCAACTGCCATAGTTAAAATATGAGCTAATTAAAACTGCTTCATTTTTCCAGCAATCAGCCTCAATTCCCATtctatgagagagaaagagtacaaaaATATCTTGCAGCACTGCCTACATCAATTTCTGagaatgttaaaatgtgaaatctGGTTTGCCCTTTCCCATTCCTTCCCCCCTCAAGATGCTGATTTATTCTTATGTCATGTGGGATGAAAAGATTTCCATTAAGTAAGAaaacacatatatgaaaataatttcctaCCTTTGGCAGCCTGTTTCAAAGTTGACGTAGAGGGTGTCTCAGGAACATTAGCCACTAAGGAACGTGGAGCTGTCTTTTCTACAGAAGGTGCCTCTTTGGTCTTTGAAGAAGTGCTCACCTCTTTTTGAGGGATGACTttgctttcattctcttttatcgACAACTCTGATGTAGAACCACCAGTTTCTCTAATCAAGAAATTCTCCATTAATTTGCTTCCTTGCTTTAAAGAATGTCTGAAGGCCACCGGAGTGTGTACTTTGGCAGCAAGGTTCTttgaagaggaggaagcaggagatATGGGTGGTGACTCTAAGGCAAACTGCAGCAACTGATTCCTTGAAGCACCAAAAACACAATAGGTAACTAAGACGTCAAGTTATACTTAGTAAGTTAACTGACATAACCCGTTTTCCCAATTAACACTTGCTTCCGTGAAATACAGAACTTATTCCATAATGACAACCAAACCAGCATTTCTTCAAAGCAATAAACCTGATTTAAAAAGCAGTTAATctttggggcacttggggggTTCAGGGTgttagacatctgactcttggttttgactcaggtcctaatctcacagtctgtgggattgagctccgcatcaggctcggggatggcagcacggagcctgcttgggattttctctctccctccctctccgcccctcccccactcatgcacacgcacacatacatacatacataaataaatattttaatgcagttaatcttttataaaggaaaagagatacTTCAGAATCTAGCCTTGGAGAATACCTGGTATAAGACTTACTCTCTAACCATACATAACTTTAGAATCTGgacaaaacatataaaacaactGTTTATAGCATGAACTATAGTCAACACAAGCCTGCAgtcaatgaaagagaagaaaaacatgagGTGATCCACCACTGCCCCCAAGAACTTCCCTGGAAGCATCTTCTGGGAGTGGAAACAGAGATCAGAGTTCTGGGCAAAGATGGCTAGAATTGGAGGGACAGGGTGGTGGACAGTGGGTAGCCACAGAAAGAGAACACCAAAAATCTGCATAGAAATTCTCATCCATTCCTGATCATCTCCATGGCTGCAAAAGCATAAGACAAAGAGCACAAGGCGACCTAGTAGGAAGCAGATGCTGGGAAACTGAGATTCCCAAAGCTGCTGACAAGTTGTTGGAATTTGAGCCCCAATTGCAGAGATCTTATAAAGATCCTAGACATTCAGTTGAAACCCCACAAAGGCCACaccttaggaaaaataaataaaactgaagtaGGCCAAATCCAACAAAGAACTAAACAAGGCCCCGGCAGAATAAAAGTGAAGAACTGGAACCAGAACAGAACCCAACATCTTTCAAAGGAGGATAATTCGCAGCCTCTATAACATTTCATCAACAATGTTCAAAACACACATaatcaaaagataaaatagtCAATGGAAGCAGATCCAGAAGTGGTCCAAAGAGTAGCATTATAAAGACTTCAAGATAACTACAATgaatatattgaagaaaaacgatgaaaaaacacacaaatgagtAAAAAGATAGTGTAGTGTTAGAGGGAATTAAAATTCATCCCCAAAaggataaaacaaagaaaataaaacctgggCATATATTAatcaaactgttaaaaaataagaaagagaaaatcttgtaaacaatcagaaaaaaaataagacatgttCCCTCTAAAGCACAGTTTCCTAACCTTGGCACTTAGGACACTGTCAATCAAATCATTTTTTGTTGTGAAGAactgttctgtgcattgtagCAATGTCAGCAGCATATACCCCACCCCAGATTGAGACAACCAAAACATATCCAGACATTACCAAATGTCCCCCTGGAAGAGAGGGTGAAGTGAAGGTAAAATCACTCcccattgagaaccactgctccaataaataataaaaacagcacTGACTTCACAATGAAAGCCAAAAGATAATATTATGACATCATGACATCTTTAAAGtacagaaagaaagcaaaactacCAAGAATtccatttccattaaaaatagtGTTCCGGGGGAGAGGgcggggtggcgcctgggtggctcagtgggttgggcgtccaatttcggctcaggtcatgatctcacagtcggtgggttcaagtcccgtgtcgggctctgtgctaacagctcagagcctgaagcctgcttcagattctgtgtctcctcctctctctgcccctcccatgctcatgctctgtcccacaataataaaataaaggtaaaaaaaaaatttttttttaagtgttctagGGGTCCccgagtggcttagttggttaaacatccaactcctgatttcggctcaggtcacgatctcatggttcatgagctcgagccccacatcgggctttgcaccatcagcacagcttgggattctctctttccctctttctctgccccttccttgctcactctctctttctctctcaaaataaagaaataaacattttttaaaggaaaattgtgTTCTGAAGTAAAAGCAAAATACATTCTCAAGCTAAGAAAAGCTAAGAGAATTCCTCACTGGCAGACAAGGAGGTAGTACAGAAATGTTCTTCAGCTTAAGGAAAATGATTCTAGAGGGAGGTACAAAAATGTCAGTAAGAATCAGCAgctccaggggcatctgggtggctcagtcggttaggtgtctgacttcggatcaggtcatgatctcgcggtccgtgagtgcgagccccgcgtcgggctctgtgctgacagctcagagcctggagcctgcttcagatctgtgtctccctctctctctctctgcccctcccctgctcacactctgcctcttctctcaaaaataaataaatgttaaaaaaaaaattaaaaaaaaaaacaatcagcaGCTCcacaaaaggtaaatatgtgggtcaaaacaaaactgttttcaaCAACACTAACAATGTCTTGTGGGATTTACAGCAAACATGGaagtaaaatacatacaaaaacatagttttaaaaaagagaaataatataaaaatactgtaaaGTTCTTGCACTGTTCAGGACatgataaaaatactaatttatggTACACTATTATTAGGAcatattttgtcatttcttcaGTAAGGACTTAAAAGAGTGACACTAAGAGATATAATGTAAAAActaacaaaggaaacaataaaaatacttttaatatcataaagaatgggcagaaataaataattttttttacaaagaaacaaatggagaaagaaaacaaaggtaacATGCTAAATTGTAATCACATTAAACGTAATGGGTAAATACTCTGAAAGACAAAGATGGTCAGACtagattaaaaataagatacagcTATACACTGtttgaaaaaatactttaaatataaagacccAGGAAGGTTGCAAATAAAAGGATAGGAAGAGAAGTACcaggaaaatattaatgaaaagaaagctgatatGGTAACATTAACAACAGACAACATTAAGGCAAAAAGTATCATGAGAGATAAAGAGGGACATCTCATTTTGACAAAATGGTCAATTTAATTCAAAGCATAAATATCATAAATTATAGGGGCTCCCGAATGGCTTAaccagttaagcagccgactcttggtttcaactcaggtcaggatctcgagggtcatgagttcgagccatgtgtcaggttctgtgctgacaacatggaacctgttttgggctctctgtccccttctctctctgccacttccccactagtgtgcatgctctctcactctctctctcaaaaataaaaaatcataaattatattCACTTAGTAGTATagcttcaaaatgtataaagcaaaaactggacaaactaaaaggagaaacagtCCATTCACAATAATGGTTGGTTTAAATAACAGTGTGTATAAATCTAAACATACCTTTCTAActaacaaaatggacaaaaatcagtaagaatacaGAAGATGTGAACCAATCCAATTAATCAAAGTGatgtaattaacaaataaaaaatattacaaatttttttgtaatgacaAATAATGAGCCCTCTTACAAAGAAAACCCCAAGCCCAGACAGTTttgctggtgaattctaccaaatatttatagaagaaatAGTATCAATGGTACACAAAGttatccagaaaataaaaaaagaatgtttcccaATTCATATTAAAGCCAGCATAACCTTGATAACAAAATCTGACGTTTTCGACAAtagcaagatggcggcttaggaggacgctgggctcaccgcatgtcctgctgatcacttagattccatctacacctgcctaaataacccagaaaaccgccagaggattagcagaacggagtcgctggagccaaacgcagacgagaggcccacggaagagggtaggaagggcggcgaggcggtgagcgctccacggactggcgggagggagccggggcggaggggcggctcgctggccaagcagagcccccgagtctggcttgcaaaagcggaggggcctgacggactgtgttcccacaacaagcgcgacttagcgtctgggaggtcataagttaacagctctgctcagaaagcgggaaggctggaggacaaagggagggagagctgctgagccccctgacaacagagctcagtttggttgggaacaaaggcgctcgccagcgccatcacCCCCGCCCAtgccccagccgaaatcccaaagggaaccagttcctgccagggaacttgctcgctccacgcaaacacccaactctgcgcttctgcggagccaaacctccggcagcggatctgactccctcccgctgccacagggcccctcctgaagtggatcacctaaggagaagcgatctaagcctgcccctcctgcccccgtgcaccttgcctacccacaccagctaatacgccagatccccagcatcacaagcctggcagggtgcaagtagcccagacgagccacaccaccccacagtgaatcccgcccctaggagaggggaagagaaggcacacaccagtctgactgtggccccagcggtgggctgggggcagacatcaggtccgattgcggccccgcccaccaactccagttatacaccacagcacaggggaagtgccctgcaggtcctcaccacgccagggactatccaaaatgaccaagtggaagaattcccctcagaagaatctccaggaaataacaacagctaatgagctgatcaaaaaggacttaaataatataacagaaagtgaatttagaataatagtcataaaattaatcgctgggcttgaaaacagtatacaggacagcagagaatctcttgctacagagatcaagggactcaggaacagtcacgaggagctgaaaaatgctttaaacgaaatgcataacaaaatggaaaccaccacagctcggcttgaagaggcagaggagagaataggtgaactagaagataaagttatggaaaaagaggaagctgagaaaaagagagataaaaaaatccaggagtatgaggggaaaattagagaactaagtgatacactaaaaagaaataatatacgcataattggtatcccagaggaggaagagagagggaaaggtgctgaaggggtacttgaagaaatcatagctgagaacttccctgaactggggaagaaaaaaggcattgaaatccaagaggcacagagaactcccttcagacgtaacttgaatcgatcttctgcacgacatatcatagtgaaactggcaaaatacaaggataaagagaaaattctgaaagcagcaaggggtaaacgtgccctcacatataaagggagacctataagactcgtgactgatctctcttttgaaacttggcaggccagaaagaattggcacgagattttcagggtgctagacagaaaaaatatgcagcagagaatcctttat from Prionailurus viverrinus isolate Anna chromosome A2, UM_Priviv_1.0, whole genome shotgun sequence encodes the following:
- the RAD18 gene encoding E3 ubiquitin-protein ligase RAD18 isoform X4, whose product is MNWNQLLQFALESPPISPASSSSKNLAAKVHTPVAFRHSLKQGSKLMENFLIRETGGSTSELSIKENESKVIPQKEVSTSSKTKEAPSVEKTAPRSLVANVPETPSTSTLKQAAKVDCPVCGVNIPENHINKHLDSCLTREEKKESLRSLEALHIVSLLRKDSLHCSVHKRKPLPKTVYNLLSDRDLKKKLKQHGLSIQGSKQQLIKRHQEFVHMYNAQCDALHPKSAAEIVQEIENMEKTRMRLEASKLNESIMVFTKDQTEKEIDEIHSKYRKKHQNEFRLLVDQAKKGYKKTVEMSTKKVIRKEDESTEKLLPVCMEQEDKKMKFSDTLPITDHFPQTKLESPGRMEPDRPDDSSSCTDIQEETLSSSESDSFNSSSSDIIRDLLEEEEAWEALHKNDLQDAEMSPRFNRRTRSDESAEIEPRNKRNRN